GAAAAGTTGTTAAAGGCGGACATAATCTGTGAAATTAAGTATCCGGATTGGCTAGAAAATGTTGTGCTGGTCAAGAAACCCAATGGAAAATGGCGAATGTGCGTGGATTGTACAAGCCTCAATTCAGCGTGTCCTAAAGACTCCTACCCCCTGCCCAACATTGACCAGCTGATAGACGTAACTTCGGGCCATGTaatgctaagcttcatggatgcTTTCTCGGGATAAAACCAGGTCAAGATGAATTCGGCAGACATCGCGAAGACGACATTCATTACACACCGGGCTGTCTACGCTTTTGttatgatgccatttgggttaatCAAAGCCGGGGCAACATACCAAAAAATGATGAATACCATCTTCAAAAATCAGCCGAGCAGGAACATGGAATCTTATGTTGACGATATGATCTCTAAGTCGGTCACAATCCTAGAGCACGTCCAGGACCTCAGGAAGTGTTTCGACAATTTGAGGAAGTATAACATGAAGCTGAACCCAGAGAAATGCGCATTCGGGGTCCCCTCCGGGAAGTTTCTTGGTTTTCTGGTCAGTGAACGAGGAATAGAAGCCAACCCGGAGAAGATCAAATCTCTAATGGAAATGACAGTCCCCCAGACTCAAAAGGACATTCAAAAGCTTGCAGGATGTTTAGCAGCCCTTCGAAGATTTATCCCAAATTGGCAGAAAAATGCCTGCCTTTCTTTGAGCGGTTAAAAGGAGCCCAGAACAGAAAACTAATCAACTGGACCCCGGATTGCCAAACAGCGTTTGAGGAAGTCAAGCGACATCTGATGAACCCGCCTATTCTGTCAAAAGCAAATCCCGGAGAGCCTCTTTATCTCTACATTGTAGCCGGGGAAAGAGCGGTATCTTCTGCACTCATCCGGAAGGAAAATGGTTCACAGAGCCCGGTATACCATGTAAGTCAAGTCCTGAAAGACACTGAAACCCGGTACCCAAACTTGGAAAAATTCGCACTGGCTCTTGTGCACTCGAGCAGGAAGCTAAGGCAATACTTCCAAGGCCGGGAAATCAGGATAATCACTAATCAACCGCTTCGCAAAATCATCCATAAGCCAGATGCCTCCGGGAGATTAGTCAATTGGGCAATTGAATTGAGCCAATTCAATATCAAATTTATTCCGAGGACaactataaaagcccaggcgttgGACGAATTCGTCATGGAATGCACCTTTTCGGAAGTCCCGGAGACACCTAAACACCAATCCGGAAAAGAGAAAGAGGCTGGAAACCGAGATTCTTGGACATTACATGTCGATGGTTTGGCTACAGCCGAAAGGTCCGGAGCCGGCCTGATCCTTTCCAGCCCAGGTGGATTCACAATCCAGCAGGTCATAACCTTCGCCTTCAAAGCAACAAACAACGAGGCCGAATATGAAGCTCTCCTCTACGGACTCAGGTTAGCCAGAT
This sequence is a window from Apium graveolens cultivar Ventura chromosome 9, ASM990537v1, whole genome shotgun sequence. Protein-coding genes within it:
- the LOC141685028 gene encoding uncharacterized protein LOC141685028, encoding MNPPILSKANPGEPLYLYIVAGERAVSSALIRKENGSQSPVYHVSQVLKDTETRYPNLEKFALALVHSSRKLRQYFQGREIRIITNQPLRKIIHKPDASGRLVNWAIELSQFNIKFIPRTTIKAQALDEFVMECTFSEVPETPKHQSGKEKEAGNRDSWTLHVDGLATAERSGAGLILSSPGGFTIQQVITFAFKATNNEAEYEALLYGLRLARSLGVRSLTIYSDSQIVVRQTNGEYIAKDPKVAQYQEMVRAILEIIPDSTIL